The following proteins come from a genomic window of Trifolium pratense cultivar HEN17-A07 linkage group LG4, ARS_RC_1.1, whole genome shotgun sequence:
- the LOC123924388 gene encoding potassium channel AKT1, whose product MVIPMCGQEELELSRDGSQYSLSTGILPSLGARSNRRVKLRPLIISPYDRRYRAWETFLVILVVYTAWVSPFEFGFLKKPQKPLSISDNIVNAMFAIDIVLTFFVAFIDKTTYLFVDEPKQIAWKYAKTWLAFDLISIIPSELVEGRLSYGLFNIFRLWRLRRVSALFSRLEKDRNYNYFWVRCAKLICVTLFAVHSAGCFYYLLAARYHDPQKTWIGQTMADFLHQTLWTRYVTTIYWSITTLTTVGYGDLHPVNEREMIFVIFYMLFNLGLTAYLIGNMTNLVVHGTSRTRKFRDTIQAASSFAHRNQLPARLQDQMLAHLCLKFRTDSEGLQQQETLDSLPKAIRSSISHYLFYSLMDKVYLFKGVSNDLLFQLVSEMKPEYFPPKEDVILQNEAPTDFYILVTGAVDLVVLKGGVEQVVGEAKTGELCGEIGVLCYKPQHFTVRTKRLSQLLRLNRTTFLNIVQANVGDGTIIMNNLLQHLKELNDPIMEGVLVETENMLARGRMDLPVSLCFAAARGDDLLIHQLLKRGLDPNESDNNGRTALHIAACKGKENCVLLLLDYGANPNIRDSDGNVALWEAILGEHESVTKLLAENGATLQSGDVGQYACSAVEQNNLNLLQAIVHYGGDITLPNTSVGTTALHVAVSEDNVEIVKFLLDHGANIDTPDKYGWTPRALADQQGHTEIKAIFEAKGEQPKTQSFVTMPIPERQGSSTTKVRYLGRFTSEPTMPIAQDGSFHGNDNGSWMPHRPRRRNNNFHNSLFGIMSAAHKGENDQFFSVKMNSNARNGMKNIARPTRVIISCPEKGEIAGKLVLLPESFKDLLEIGAKKFGIVVTKVVCKVGAEIDDIEVIRDGDHLVFVGDGMELDSNSPTHSNGVIP is encoded by the exons ATGGTGATTCCTATGTGTGGCCAAGAAGAACTCGAATTATCAAGAGACGGCAGTCAATATAGTCTCTCCACCGGAATTTTACCTTCTCTCGGCGCCAGAAGTAACCGGAGAGTTAAACTCCGACCTCTCATTATATCTCCTTATGACCGTCGGTACAG GGCCTGGGAAACTTTCCTGGTCATACTGGTTGTGTATACTGCTTGGGTATCTCCATTTGAATTTGGATTCCTTAAGAAACCACAAAAACCACTTTCTATTTCGGATAATATTGTCAATGCAATGTTTGCTATAGATATAGTTCTCACATTCTTTGTGGCTTTCATAGATAAAACTACCTATTTGTTCGTAGATGAACCAAAACAGATTGCTTGGAAATATGCAAAAACTTGGTTGGCATTTGATCTTATCTCCATCATTCCTTCAGAGCTTGTTGAAGGGCGACTATCTTATGGCCTATTCAACATATTTCGACTTTGGCGTCTTCGAAGAGTTAGCGCTTTGTTTTCCCG GCTTGAGAAGGACCGAAACTATAACTATTTTTGGGTTCGGTGCGCAAAGCTTATTTGT GTTACCCTTTTTGCTGTGCATTCTGCTGGATGCTTTTATTATCTTCTTGCTGCGCGTTATCATGATCCCCAAAAGACGTGGATTGGCCAAACAATGGCCGATTTCCTTCATCAGACCTTATGGACAAGATATGTGACGACTATTTACTGGTCGATCACTACTTTAACAACAGTTGGTTATGGAGATTTGCATCCGGTGAATGAAAGGGAGATGATCTTTGTCATATTTTATATGCTTTTTAATCTCGGATTAACAGCATATCTGATCGGTAACATGACTAACTTAGTTGTCCATGGCACAAGTCGAACTAGAAAATTT AGGGATACCATACAAGCTGCATCGAGTTTTGCTCATAGGAATCAATTACCCGCTCGTTTACAAGATCAAATGCTTGCTCACTTGTGTTTGAAGTTTAGAACTGACTCAGAAGGGTTGCAGCAACAAGAGACACTCGATTCGCTTCCTAAAGCTATCAGATCAAGCATTTCACATTATCTTTTCTATTCTTTGATGGATAAGGTCTACTTATTCAAAGGAGTTTCAAATGATTTGCTCTTTCAATTG GTATCGGAGATGAAGCCAGAGTATTTTCCACCTAAAGAAGATGTTATCTTACAAAATGAAGCTCCAACTGATTTTTACATTCTAGTCACTGGTGCTGTG GACTTGGTAGTTCTCAAAGGCGGGGTTGAACag GTTGTCGGGGAGGCGAAAACTGGAGAGCTTTGTGGCGAGATTGGTGTACTTTGCTATAAGCCGCAACATTTTACCGTTAGAACCAAGCGATTAAGTCAACTGTTGAGGCTGAACCGTACCACGTTCTTGAACATTGTTCAAGCTAACGTGGGGGACGGAACCATAATCATGAATAATCTTCTTCAG CATTTGAAAGAGCTTAATGATCCAATCATGGAGGGAGTTTTAGTAGAGACAGAGAACATGTTAGCTCGCGGTAGAATGGACCTACCGGTTAGTCTATGCTTTGCAGCAGCAAGAGGAGATGATTTATTGATACATCAATTGTTGAAAAGGGGTTTGGATCCAAATGAATCTGACAACAATGGAAGGACAGCTCTG CATATAGCAGCATGTAAAGGAAAAGAAAACTGTGTTTTACTTCTGTTGGATTATGGGGCAAATCCGAATATTAGAG ATTCGGATGGAAATGTAGCACTGTGGGAAGCTATACTTGGTGAACATGAATCAGTGACCAAACTTTTGGCAGAAAATGGTGCTACATTGCAAAGTGGTGATGTTGGTCAATATGCATGCAGTGCAGTTGAACAAAACAATCTCAATTTGTTGCAAGCAATTGTGCATTACGGAGGAGATATCACACTTCCAAATACCAGCGTTGGAACTACGGCTTTACACGTGGCAGTGTCCGAAGACAACGTGGAAATTGTCAAATTCCTCTTAGATCATGGTGCTAACATTGACACACCAGACAAATATGGTTGGACTCCAAGAGCTTTGGCTGATCAACAAGGACATACAGAAATCAAAGCCATTTTTGAAGCCAAAGGAGAACAACCTAAGACTCAATCTTTTGTTACTATGCCTATTCCTGAGAGGCAGGGTAGTAGTACTACTAAGGTGAGGTACCTTGGTAGATTTACAAGTGAGCCAACAATGCCTATAGCTCAAGATGGATCATTTCATGGAAATGATAATGGTTCGTGGATGCCACACCGTCCAAGGCGTAGGAATAATAACTTTCATAACTCACTCTTCGGGATAATGTCGGCGGCACACAAAGGAGAAAATGATCAGTTTTTCAGTGTTAAGATGAATAGCAATGCAAGGAATGGTATGAAGAATATTGCGCGTCCGACTAGAGTAATCATTAGTTGTCCTGAAAAAGGTGAGATTGCTGGGAAGCTTGTATTGCTACCTGAAAGTTTTAAAGATTTACTTGAGATTGGAGCTAAGAAATTTGGTATAGTTGTTACTAAGGTTGTTTGCAAAGTTGGAGCTGAAATTGATGATATTGAGGTCATAAGAGATGGTGATCATCTTGTTTTTGTTGGTGATGGTATGGAGCTAGATTCTAATTCTCCAACACACTCTAATGGTGTCATTCCATAG
- the LOC123922715 gene encoding uncharacterized protein LOC123922715, whose amino-acid sequence MTNVSIITYAAFVLALIFKSNNAMLMPFLIDANANYCKSIMNYMEAECQRYFLDDKYSQPDYSCCSAFQVVAAHATSCSCICDTIEDDNNLSMEARKIQKLPTICGLSSPPCPSPGPSHAPNSSDDNSILVYLFIVLSMLIIGCAVYADCSKDGI is encoded by the coding sequence ATGACAAATGTTTCCATAATAACTTACGCTGCTTTTGTTCTTGCATTGATCTTCAAAAGTAATAATGCTATGTTGATGCCATTCCTGATAGACGCAAACGCAAATTATTGTAAATCAATTATGAATTACATGGAGGCAGAGTGTCAACGGTATTTTTTGGATGATAAATATTCACAACCAGATTATTCTTGTTGTTCTGCATTTCAAGTTGTTGCAGCACACGCTACAAGTTGCAGTTGCATTTGTGATACTATAGAGGATGATAACAATTTGTCAATGGAGGCCAGAAAGATACAGAAGCTCCCTACTATTTGTGGTTTATCATCACCCCCTTGTCCGAGTCCAGGACCCAGTCATGCTCCAAATTCTTCAGATGATAATTCAATTCTTGTTTATTTGTTTATCGTGCTTTCTATGTTGATTATAGGTTGTGCTGTATATGCAGATTGTTCTAAAGATGGGATTTGA
- the LOC123922716 gene encoding uncharacterized protein LOC123922716: MTNVSIITYAAFVLALIFKSNNAMLMPFLIDANANYCKSIMNYMEAECQRYFLDDKYSQPDYSCCSAFQAVAAHATSCSCICDTIEDDNNLSMEARKIQKLPTICGLSSPPCPSPGPSHAPNSSDDTSILFYLLIVLSMLIIGYAVCG, from the coding sequence ATGACAAATGTTTCCATAATAACTTACGCTGCTTTTGTTCTTGCATTGATCTTCAAAAGTAATAATGCTATGTTGATGCCATTCCTGATAGACGCAAACGCAAATTATTGTAAATCAATTATGAATTACATGGAGGCAGAGTGTCAACGGTATTTTTTGGATGATAAATATTCACAACCAGATTATTCTTGTTGTTCTGCATTTCAAGCTGTTGCAGCACACGCTACAAGTTGCAGTTGCATTTGTGATACTATAGAGGATGATAACAATTTGTCAATGGAGGCCAGAAAGATACAGAAGCTCCCTACTATTTGTGGTTTATCATCACCCCCTTGTCCGAGTCCAGGACCCAGTCATGCTCCAAATTCTTCAGATGATACttcaattcttttttatttgttgatcGTGCTTTCTATGTTGATTATAGGTTATGCTGTATGTGGGTAG
- the LOC123922717 gene encoding uncharacterized protein LOC123922717: MTNVSIITYAAFVLALIFKSNNAMLMPFLIDANANYCKSIMNYMEAECQRYFLDDKYSQPDYSCCSAFQVVAAHATSCSCICDTIEDDNNLSMEARKIQKLPTICGLSSPPCPSPGPSHAPNSSDDNSILVYLFIVLSMLIIGCAVYADCSKNGI, translated from the coding sequence ATGACAAATGTTTCCATAATAACTTACGCTGCTTTTGTTCTTGCATTGATCTTCAAAAGTAATAATGCTATGTTGATGCCATTTCTGATAGACGCAAACGCAAATTATTGTAAATCAATTATGAATTACATGGAGGCAGAGTGTCAACGGTATTTTTTGGATGATAAATATTCACAACCAGATTATTCTTGTTGTTCTGCATTTCAAGTTGTTGCAGCACACGCTACAAGTTGCAGTTGCATTTGTGATACTATAGAGGATGATAACAATTTGTCAATGGAGGCCAGAAAGATACAGAAGCTCCCTACTATTTGTGGTTTATCATCACCCCCTTGTCCGAGTCCAGGACCCAGTCATGCTCCAAATTCTTCAGATGATAATTCAATTCTTGTTTATTTGTTTATCGTGCTTTCTATGTTGATTATAGGTTGTGCTGTATATGCAGATTGTTCTAAAAATGGGATTTGA